A window of the Cystobacter fuscus genome harbors these coding sequences:
- a CDS encoding alanyl-tRNA editing protein, which translates to MTPTERLYFDDPFLSHFTGRVLAHGTWSGAPSVVLDRTVFYPEAGGQMADRGVLGGHAVRDVQVDDAGVVHHLLELPEGASLPTPGTEVSGDIDRVRRRIHMALHTGQHMLSSALVEVAGAHTVSARLGETVCTIDVDLDVLDERRVAEAEARVNALIDDDVPIRAFFPTPEELAALPLRRAPKVTDNIRVIHIQGFDVSPCGGTHCTRSGQVGLMRVLGVERYKGKGRVLFSAGGRARSELWQEAAALRALGRNFSCGPLDVPASVERLRRDLTDVREALGAARAKLAEHTAEELVAQLERSPDARVVAVLEGASPEDLRSVAARLTQRPDAVVLLASRTPEGLSVLISRGSGASFGCGAFLKRVTEAAGGRGGGRPERAEGRLPAHTDWPALVAMLLG; encoded by the coding sequence CCACCGAACGCCTCTACTTCGACGACCCCTTTCTCTCCCACTTCACCGGGCGGGTGCTCGCCCATGGCACGTGGAGCGGCGCGCCCTCCGTGGTGCTCGATCGCACCGTCTTCTACCCCGAGGCCGGCGGCCAGATGGCCGACCGGGGAGTGCTCGGAGGCCACGCCGTGCGTGACGTGCAGGTGGATGACGCGGGCGTCGTCCATCACCTGCTGGAGCTCCCCGAGGGCGCCTCACTCCCCACGCCCGGCACCGAGGTGTCTGGGGACATTGACCGCGTGCGCCGCCGCATCCACATGGCACTGCACACCGGCCAGCACATGCTCTCCAGCGCGCTGGTGGAGGTGGCCGGGGCACACACCGTGTCCGCGCGGCTGGGGGAGACGGTGTGCACCATCGACGTGGACCTGGACGTGCTCGACGAGCGGCGCGTCGCCGAGGCCGAGGCCCGCGTCAACGCCCTCATCGACGACGACGTGCCCATCCGCGCCTTCTTCCCCACGCCCGAGGAGCTCGCCGCCCTCCCCCTGCGCCGCGCCCCCAAGGTGACGGACAACATCCGCGTCATCCACATCCAGGGCTTCGACGTGTCGCCCTGCGGGGGCACGCACTGCACGCGCTCGGGGCAGGTGGGGCTCATGCGCGTGCTGGGCGTGGAGCGCTACAAGGGCAAGGGCCGGGTCCTCTTCTCCGCGGGCGGCCGGGCCCGGAGCGAGCTGTGGCAGGAGGCCGCCGCCCTGCGCGCGCTCGGCCGGAACTTCTCCTGTGGACCGCTCGACGTGCCCGCCTCCGTGGAGCGGCTGCGCCGGGATTTGACGGACGTGCGCGAGGCCCTGGGCGCGGCGCGCGCGAAGCTCGCCGAGCACACCGCCGAGGAACTCGTCGCGCAGTTGGAGCGCTCCCCTGACGCGCGCGTGGTGGCGGTGCTGGAGGGGGCCTCGCCCGAGGACCTGCGCTCCGTGGCCGCGCGGCTCACCCAGCGCCCCGATGCCGTGGTGCTGCTCGCCAGCCGGACCCCCGAGGGCCTGTCCGTGCTCATCTCCCGGGGCAGCGGCGCCTCCTTCGGCTGTGGCGCCTTCCTCAAGCGCGTCACCGAGGCCGCCGGGGGACGTGGAGGGGGCCGGCCCGAGCGTGCCGAGGGACGTCTGCCAGCGCACACGGACTGGCCCGCCCTGGTGGCGATGTTACTCGGGTAG